From Myotis daubentonii chromosome 7, mMyoDau2.1, whole genome shotgun sequence, a single genomic window includes:
- the IHH gene encoding indian hedgehog protein, protein MSPARLRPRLRFCLLLLLLLLLLVPAARGCGPGRVVGSRRRPPRKLVPLAYKQFSPNVPEKTLGASGRYEGKIARSSERFKELTPNYNPDIIFKDEENTGADRLMTQRCKDRLNSLAISVMNQWPGVKLRVTEGWDEDGHHSEESLHYEGRAVDITTSDRDRNKYGLLARLAVEAGFDWVYYESKAHVHCSVKSEHSAAAKTGGCFPAGAQVRLESGARVALSAVRPGDRVLAMGEDGNPTFSDVLIFLDREPDKLRAFQVIETQDPPRRLALTPAHLLFTANNHTEPAAHFRATFASQVQPGQYVLVAGVPGLQPARVAAVSTHIALGAYAPLTRHGTLVVEDVVASCFAAVADHRLAHLAFWPFRLFHSLTWGSWTPGEGVHWYPQLLYRLGQLLLEESSFHSLGMAGPGS, encoded by the exons ATGTCTCCCGCCCGGCTCCGGCCCCGACTGCGgttctgcctgctgctgctgctgctgctgctgctgctggtgccggcggCGCGGGGCTGCGGGCCGGGCCGGGTGGTGGGCAGCCGCAGGCGGCCGCCGCGCAAGCTGGTGCCGCTCGCCTATAAGCAATTCAGCCCCAACGTGCCCGAGAAGACCCTGGGCGCCAGCGGGCGCTATGAAGGCAAGATCGCGCGCAGCTCGGAGCGCTTCAAGGAGCTCACCCCCAATTACAATCCCGACATCATCTTCAAGGACGAGGAGAACACGGGCGCCGACCGCCTCATGACCCAG CGTTGCAAGGACCGCCTGAACTCCCTGGCCATCTCGGTGATGAACCAGTGGCCCGGCGTGAAGCTGCGGGTGACCGAGGGCTGGGACGAAGACGGGCACCATTCGGAGGAGTCGCTGCACTACGAAGGCCGCGCAGTGGACATCACCACGTCGGACCGTGACCGCAATAAGTACGGACTGCTGGCGCGGTTGGCAGTGGAGGCCGGCTTCGACTGGGTGTATTATGAGTCCAAGGCCCACGTGCATTGCTCCGTCAAGTCCG AGCACTCGGCTGCAGCCAAGACAGGTGGCTGCTTCCCTGCTGGAGCCCAGGTGCGCCTGGAGAGTGGGGCACGTGTAGCTTTGTCAGCCGTGAGGCCAGGAGACCGGGTGCTGGCCATGGGGGAGGATGGGAACCCCACCTTCAGTGATGTGCTCATTTTCCTGGATCGTGAGCCAGATAAGCTGAGGGCCTTCCAGGTCATCGAGACCCAGGACCCCCCGAGacgcctggcactcacacctgcccATCTGCTCTTCACTGCCAACAATCACACAGAACCAGCGGCCCACTTCCGGGCCACATTTGCCAGTCAAGTGCAGCCTGGCCAGTATGTGCTGGTAGCTGGGGTGCCAGGCCTGCAGCCTGCCCGAGTGGCAGCTGTCTCCACACATATTGCCCTTGGGGCCTATGCCCCACTAACGAGGCACGGGACGCTGGTGGTAGAGGATGTGGTGGCCTCCTGCTTTGCGGCCGTGGCTGACCACCGCCTGGCTCACTTGGCCTTCTGGCCCTTTCGACTGTTTCACAGCTTGACGTGGGGCAGCTGGACCCCGGGGGAGGGTGTGCACTGGTACCCCCAGCTGCTCTACCGCCTGGGACAGCTCTTGTTGGAAGAGAGCAGCTTTCACTCACTGGGCATGGCTGGGCCAGGGAGCTGA